Within the Methanobacterium sp. BRmetb2 genome, the region CCATCAAAATTGAAAAGCGGATAAAATAGGAGCAAAGTACCCATTAAACCGAAAAATAATATAGATTTACCCTGTGATGATCCTTCCAAGAAAGGATGGGTCAGGGAAAGCATTATACTATCCAAAAAATTTGTACTGACAATTAAAATTACAATTACAATCAGCAATAAGCCCAGTATATTCAACTTTTCCAAATGAAAATTATTTAAACGCAAAAATATCACCAAAAACGTATTATATAAAATAATTCTTTAATTGTTCCCATTTATAATTTAAACAACCTATTTTTAATTAAACTATAGTCAATATAGTGGTAAATTAAATTAAATACATCACTACAGAAATTACTGACCCGCACACGATGGGTATCACCAAATTATCGTCTATGGGGCTGTATGCCTCTGCAATTGCACCAAAGAAAGCGCCTAAAAAGGCAGGCAGTAATGGAATTTGCAACAGCGCCCCTAAAAATCCCACTATAAGAAATGCTGTACTTCCTTCTAATGTCTTATATTCATGGTATGGTAATTTAATTTTACCGAATCGCTTGCCAATTAAAGTTGAAGCAGCATCTCCCAGCACCAATATAATTATTGTGGCATTAGCAATATTTAAATTAAAATTAAAAATAACTAATGCCATTAAAACTCCCACAAAAAAATATATGTAGCCTTTTTCATCTTCACTTCTTCTACAACTTCTTAAAACAGTGGAAAAAAAGGGTATATACTTTTTCTTATCAATAAAAGATATTAATTCTCCGGTTAAAACAATTAAGCCACAGATAATAATCAAAATAATAGGGTCAAATACTTTTTCAAGTAGAATAATGAGTATTCCTGAGGCATGGATCAACTGACGCGAAATTTCTTTTCTCATATCTTAAGCCATAAATTTTTCAATAACACCATAATATGAATTTTTAAGCTTTTTTAAACTAATATTTATTGATAAATCTTCGATGATTAATTCGTTTCCACCAACTTTACCTATAATGGCTGCAGGAGCGTTTATTTTGTTTAATATTTCTTTGGATATGTTATTTTTGACAGTAATAATATATCGTGCATGGGACTCTGAGAAAAGCGTTTGGAAATTGTCAACTGTATCTTCCCGAGGCACATCTTTCATATTTACTACTGCCCCAACGTCACCAGAAATGGCCATTTCAGCCAGAGCTACCCCTAAGCCCCCAGCAGAACAATCATGTACTGCAGTTATGTTACCTTTGTTATCTTCACGTATTAAATCAAGTACTGATTTTGTTGAATTGATTTCATCATTTAAACGGACTTTTGGAGGTTTACCCTGAATTAATCCATGAACGGTTTTCTGATATTCCGAGCCATCGAGTTCAGAATAGGTTTTCCCAATAACAATGACAACATCATCATTTTCTTTAAAATCAGATGTTCTTATGTGTTCCTGGTCCATTACACCTGCAACTCCCACAACTGGAGATGGATTCACGGTTACACCCTCTGTTTCATTATAAAAACTAACATTTCCACTTATAACTGGGGTGTTAAAGCATTTAGCTACATCAGCCATGCCTTTTACGCATTCTTTAAACTGCCAGAAAACTTCTGGTTTTTCAGGATTACCAAAGTTTAAGCAGTCCACAATACAGAGTGGTTCTGCCCCCATGGAAACTATATTTCTGATTGCCTCACTCACTGCTCCGGCTCCTCCATGATAAGGGTCTAGCTTGGTGTAAATACTATTACAGTCTGAAGTTAATGCCAGGGCGTTTTCCTCGTCAACCTTTAGCACTGCTGCATCATCTCCCGGTTTGACAATTGATCTTACTTGAACCTCATGATCATATTGACTGTAAACCCACTGTTTACTGGCAATATTCTGTGACGACAAGAGTTTGAGGAGAGACTCTTCAGGTTCAGCATATTCCAGTTCCACATATTCTGTAGATTCATCTGGTTTTCGGGCTTCCCTATGTATTATAGGTGGATCAGCCAAGATTTCGGCAGGTAAATCAGCTATGATTTCTCCTTCTTCTTCCACTACCATCTGTAGGGAATCAGTTACCTCACCAATTACTGCGGCAGGGAGTTCATATTTTTTAAATATTTTCATTATAGGGTCAATGTAATCAGGTTTTATGACAAAAACCATTCGTTCCTGAGATTCTGAAAGCATTATTTCATAAGGAGTCATTCCTTCTTCTCTTAATGGGATTTTAGTTAGTTCTACTTTGGCCCCATTTCCACATTTAGCAGCAAGTTCGGAAATACAGCAAGTTAATCCTCCACCACCTAAATCTTTTACTCCATCTACAGGTATTTTCTCTAAAACTTCCAAAGTGGCTTCTAATACCATTTTCTTCGTGAAAGGATCTCCAATTTGAACTGCAGGCCGGTCTTCAATTTCAGAGGTGGTGGTAAGCTCTTCAGAGGCAAATGTGACTCCGTGAATACCGTCCCTTCCTGTTCTCCCCCCCATCAATACAAATACCGAGCCTACGTTTGGAGCTATTGCCTTTACTAAATCTTTTTTAGGAACTATTCCAGCACACATTACATTTACCAAGGGGTTATACTTGAAATTTTCATCAAATTCCACTTCACCACCAACGGTGGGTATACCCACCCTGTTTCCATAGTCAGAAATTCCTTTTACCACATATTCAAATAAATATCGAGACCTTTGATCCTCCAGCGGACCAAATCTTAGTGAATCAAGAAGTGCAACAGGCATGGCCCCCATAGACATAATATCTCGTAATATACCCCCAATTCCTGTGCCTGCTCCCCCATACGGTTCAATTGCAGACGGATGGTTGTGACTTTCTATTCCTACAGCTAAAGCTAATTCATCAGTTAGTTCTACTATTCCTGCATCATCTCCAGGCCCTAAAATTACTTTTTCGCCTTCTGTAGGGAAATATTTTAAAATGGGACGACTACTTTTATAGGAACAATGCTCTGAAAACATTATATCCAGCATTCCACATTCCAGGGAATTTGGTTCTCTTCCAATTTCTTTTTTTATATATTCCAGTTCTGAATCTGTTAAAGTCATTTTTTTACACCCTTTCTTACAATTAAACCCTTATTATTGAACATGAAACATTTTCAATATATAATTTGAATTAAAAATATTTATTTCTTTTTAATTGAAACAGAGATTTCTTCGTCTTCTATTTCCCATTTTTTATTATAATCCCCTTTATCCTCTGCAAATTCAAATGTTTCTGCTCGAACCTCATGAGATATGAAGTCTTGGAAACCATGGATTAAATCTTTGAAATCAGCGCTGCATTGAATAAAAACATGTATATTTGCTTCTACGTCAAGATCCAGGTCTTTTCGCATGTCCTGGATTCTTCTTATAAGCTCTCGTGACATGGCTTCAGATAAAATTTCGTTTGTAATCGTAGTATTTACAAATACACTTCCTCCATTAAAATCAGCATTTACAATACCATCTGGTAGTTCAGTATCAAATACTATGTCTTCTGGAGTAAGTTCAACTAGTCTATCATCTAATTGTACATTGAATGTTCCTTCTGATTCTAATTCTTCTCTTATTTTATATCCATCAATGCTTTCAAGTTTTTTGGCAACTTTTGGTACATCTCCTCTGAGTTTAGGACCCAATGTTTTCATGTTTGGTTGAGCATTAATTTTAAGATCTTCAAATTCTGTGGAAGTAAGAAGAGTTTTTGTGTTGGCCTGTTCCATTATCACTGTTTTTAAAGCATCAACTGCACTTAAGATATCCTGGTCTTCAGAAACCACTACTATTTCACTTACCGGCCATCTGAGTTTGTAGCGAGCAGTGTCTCTTGCTCGAGCACAGGCCTCTATAACATCCCTGACCACATCCATATTTTGCTCCAGATCTTCGTGGATGAGTTCTTCTTGAACATTCCAATCCAGCATGTGCACGCTTTCTGGAACTCCTTTTTTAACACCTAATACCAGATTTTCGTATATTTCCTCTGTTATATGGGGAATTATGGGGGCCATTAATGTTATCAAACTTTCCAAGACATTGTATAATGTGTAATATGCCCCGAGTTTATCTGGATCTTCTTTTTCTATCCAGGTACGGCCCCTGATAAGGCGCACATACCATCGACTTAGATCCTCTAATATAAAGTTGTTAATGCTCCTGGTGGCTTTATGGAAGTGTAAATCCTCTAAAGATTTGGTCACAATTTTTCCAACAGAATTTATCCGAGAAGTTATCCATTTATCTTCATCCCTAAATTTAAGTTCCTCTTCCTTGTATCTGGTTGGATCAAAGTTATCCAATGCCATGTAAGTTGTAGAAAATACATAAACATTCCATAGGATGTTGAACATTTTACTGACATTTTTTACCTCTTCCCAGTTAAATTTCAGGTCTTCCCATGGTTTATTTCCCCACAAAAGGTAGAATCTTAAGATATCAACCCCGTGTACTTTAATTACTTCTTCTGGTTCTACGACATTTCCCAAAGATTTACTCATCTTTCTACCGTCTTCATCCAAAGTAAATCCATGCATGAGCACTTTTTTGTAGGGAGATTGATTAAATGATACCATTCCACAGCCTAATTGAGAATAAAACCATCCTCTAGTTTGATCATGGCCTTCGGTTATGAAATCGTAGGGATACCATTTTTCAAAGAGTTCTGTTTCCTGAGGGTAATAAAGTGAGGCCCATCCAGCAACCCCTGAGTCAATCCACACATCTAAAACATCAGGAGTACGTTTCATATTCCCTCCACAGCTGCATTCTAACAAAATATCATCTACATGTGGTCGGTGAATAAAATCTCCCTTCAAACTTCCTTCTACAGTCTTTTCTTGAAGTTCGTCTATGGATCCTACTACGTCAATTTCTCCACAATCCTCACATATCCAAATAGGTATGGGTATTCCCCAATATCTCTGCCGAGATATTGTCCAATCCCGTGCATTTTCTATCCAATTTCTGAATCGGCTGTCTCCAGACCATGAAGGTACCCATCTGATATTTTCAAGCTCTTTCAGCATTTTTTCTTTTATATCGGTAATTTTTAAAAACCACTGTTGAGTTGCAAGGTATATGATAGGGGTTTTACACCTCCAACAGAACCCATATCTGTGAGTGATGGTTTCTCTTTTTAGAAGAAGATTCTTAGAATCTAAATCACTCATTATATCATCATCTGCATCTTTAACAAATTTTCCCTGATACTTTCCAGCTTCCGCTTCAAATATACCTGCCTCATCTACCGGACAAAATATGGTCAATCCATATTCTTTACCTATTTCAAAGTCCTCTGGCCCGTGGCCCGGTGCAGTATGAACACAACCAGTACCATCAGTTAAAGTTACGTGTTCTCCAAGGATAATTTTGTGTTGAAACTCTGTCTGTACAGGTATTTCTTTAGTTAATGGATATTTATATTCTAATCCTTCCAAATCTGATCCATTTACTGTTTTAACGATTTTGTAATCATCTT harbors:
- a CDS encoding phosphatidate cytidylyltransferase, with protein sequence MRKEISRQLIHASGILIILLEKVFDPIILIIICGLIVLTGELISFIDKKKYIPFFSTVLRSCRRSEDEKGYIYFFVGVLMALVIFNFNLNIANATIIILVLGDAASTLIGKRFGKIKLPYHEYKTLEGSTAFLIVGFLGALLQIPLLPAFLGAFFGAIAEAYSPIDDNLVIPIVCGSVISVVMYLI
- a CDS encoding phosphoribosylformylglycinamidine synthase, whose translation is MTLTDSELEYIKKEIGREPNSLECGMLDIMFSEHCSYKSSRPILKYFPTEGEKVILGPGDDAGIVELTDELALAVGIESHNHPSAIEPYGGAGTGIGGILRDIMSMGAMPVALLDSLRFGPLEDQRSRYLFEYVVKGISDYGNRVGIPTVGGEVEFDENFKYNPLVNVMCAGIVPKKDLVKAIAPNVGSVFVLMGGRTGRDGIHGVTFASEELTTTSEIEDRPAVQIGDPFTKKMVLEATLEVLEKIPVDGVKDLGGGGLTCCISELAAKCGNGAKVELTKIPLREEGMTPYEIMLSESQERMVFVIKPDYIDPIMKIFKKYELPAAVIGEVTDSLQMVVEEEGEIIADLPAEILADPPIIHREARKPDESTEYVELEYAEPEESLLKLLSSQNIASKQWVYSQYDHEVQVRSIVKPGDDAAVLKVDEENALALTSDCNSIYTKLDPYHGGAGAVSEAIRNIVSMGAEPLCIVDCLNFGNPEKPEVFWQFKECVKGMADVAKCFNTPVISGNVSFYNETEGVTVNPSPVVGVAGVMDQEHIRTSDFKENDDVVIVIGKTYSELDGSEYQKTVHGLIQGKPPKVRLNDEINSTKSVLDLIREDNKGNITAVHDCSAGGLGVALAEMAISGDVGAVVNMKDVPREDTVDNFQTLFSESHARYIITVKNNISKEILNKINAPAAIIGKVGGNELIIEDLSINISLKKLKNSYYGVIEKFMA
- a CDS encoding isoleucine--tRNA ligase gives rise to the protein MPLREAEKSYNPHTVEDKIQNFWESHGIYQKTNKMRENKPKYSFLDGPPYCSGRIHLGTAWNKIIKDTYLRFKSMNGFSIRRQAGWDTHGLPIEHKVEGILGIKRKKEIETTIGIDNFVKKCKEFALENKDIMTQQFKRLGVWMDWDNPYVTFDTKYMESCWWTLKKAHEKDLLINDLRVITWCPRCETALALAEIDYENKEDPSIYVKFPLSNAENEYILVWTTTPWTLPANMAVTVHPDFDYVYVEVDGEIYLMAEALVDTLFGEDDYKIVKTVNGSDLEGLEYKYPLTKEIPVQTEFQHKIILGEHVTLTDGTGCVHTAPGHGPEDFEIGKEYGLTIFCPVDEAGIFEAEAGKYQGKFVKDADDDIMSDLDSKNLLLKRETITHRYGFCWRCKTPIIYLATQQWFLKITDIKEKMLKELENIRWVPSWSGDSRFRNWIENARDWTISRQRYWGIPIPIWICEDCGEIDVVGSIDELQEKTVEGSLKGDFIHRPHVDDILLECSCGGNMKRTPDVLDVWIDSGVAGWASLYYPQETELFEKWYPYDFITEGHDQTRGWFYSQLGCGMVSFNQSPYKKVLMHGFTLDEDGRKMSKSLGNVVEPEEVIKVHGVDILRFYLLWGNKPWEDLKFNWEEVKNVSKMFNILWNVYVFSTTYMALDNFDPTRYKEEELKFRDEDKWITSRINSVGKIVTKSLEDLHFHKATRSINNFILEDLSRWYVRLIRGRTWIEKEDPDKLGAYYTLYNVLESLITLMAPIIPHITEEIYENLVLGVKKGVPESVHMLDWNVQEELIHEDLEQNMDVVRDVIEACARARDTARYKLRWPVSEIVVVSEDQDILSAVDALKTVIMEQANTKTLLTSTEFEDLKINAQPNMKTLGPKLRGDVPKVAKKLESIDGYKIREELESEGTFNVQLDDRLVELTPEDIVFDTELPDGIVNADFNGGSVFVNTTITNEILSEAMSRELIRRIQDMRKDLDLDVEANIHVFIQCSADFKDLIHGFQDFISHEVRAETFEFAEDKGDYNKKWEIEDEEISVSIKKK